In Oncorhynchus clarkii lewisi isolate Uvic-CL-2024 chromosome 2, UVic_Ocla_1.0, whole genome shotgun sequence, one DNA window encodes the following:
- the LOC139383374 gene encoding SKI family transcriptional corepressor 1 homolog-B-like yields the protein MECNPPQLPATRDSSCSPPSSKQDLPTFNPNMKPNQVSETALYGIPIVCLVMDGQERLCLAQISNTLLKNYSYNEIHNRRVALGITCVQCTPVQLEILRRAGAMPISSRRCGMITKREAERLCKSFIGAHNPPKLPENFAFDVSHECTWGSRGNFIPARYNSSRAKCIKCSFCNMYFSPNKFIFHSHRTSESKYTQPDAANFNSWRRHLKLTDKGSPDDLAHAWEDVKAMFNGGSRKRTLPMHRHGPERSSPLKPHQGPSNLPRRDSPEIPPKILRCEDNRGGMGSIASITRSYPIIPVPSKSYGMLQNVKIPPPLFPHPYGFPAFGLCQKKDDSGVMGEPNKAHLSGVFSWPSTKDSAYHSFPMFWPTADGLPIPSFPHPQPQHQAQPQHQAQPKQPSEVLCARPSEQDASEQSDRNSNTPKDSVGDSERCSSTQSTRNEDDKSGDEARSMDGKMPVLPRKISYVSAFRPVIKDAESIAKLYGNRGKYNRARAGYLSPDFLSESSSYRSLSPGSVESVGETDVDVETNKSQEDEESLPHSIEDCRSPSVPVLSLSRGAGSPNGLESIPESEQAAVVESQRMNLPIQVVLSSNRDRQGIQLPVCNKTTSFDEVCSPDRSSPYAFGSATNYQTDNVKSKDDCASREEPSSTVKEVETKSYKGQSREEGPREALNEDELQKQLMEQVELRKKLEREFQHLKDNFNHQMKRELSYREEMVQQLHIVREAHDALHQFSCKMLTPRHCTGICSFKPPLLPP from the exons ATGGAGTGTAATCCTCCTCAGTTACCTGCGACACGGGACTCCAGCTGCTCTCCACCGAGCTCCAAACAGGACCTCCCAACATTCAACCCCAACATGAAACCCAACCAGGTCAGCGAGACCGCCCTGTATGGAATACCCATAGTCTGTCTGGTGATGGACGGTCAGGAGAGACTGTGCCTGGCGCAGATCTCCAACACTCTGCTGAAGAACTACAGCTATAACGAGATCCACAACCGGCGCGTGGCTCTGGGCATCACCTGCGTGCAGTGCACCCCGGTCCAGCTGGAGATTCTGAGGCGTGCGGGCGCCATGCCCATCTCCTCGAGGCGCTGTGGGATGATCACAAAGCGCGAAGCAGAGAGGCTTTGTAAATCGTTTATCGGAGCCCACAACCCTCCAAAACTACCGGAGAATTTCGCGTTTGATGTTTCCCATGAGTGCACGTGGGGGAGCCGTGGTAACTTTATACCAGCCAGGTACAACAGCTCCCGAGCCAAGTGCATCAAGTGCTCCTTCTGTAACATGTATTTTTCTCCCAATAAGTTCATATTCCACTCTCACCGAACATCAGAATCCAAGTATACCCAGCCAGACGCTGCTAACTTTAACTCCTGGAGGAGACACCTCAAACTGACCGACAAGGGCTCGCCTGATGATTTAGCTCATGCGTGGGAGGACGTCAAAGCCATGTTCAACGGGGGCAGCCGGAAGAGGACGCTGCCCATGCACCGCCACGGGCCCGAACGTTCCTCTCCGTTAAAACCTCACCAAGGACCTTCCAACCTGCCCCGGAGAGACTCACCGGAGATCCCCCCGAAAATCCTCCGCTGCGAGGACAACCGGGGAGGCATGGGGAGTATAGCGAGCATCACGCGCAGCTATCCCATTATCCCGGTGCCCAGCAAAAGCTACGGGATGCTGCAGAACGTGAagatccctccacctctcttcccacACCCATACGGGTTTCCGGCCTTCGGGTTGTGTCAGAAGAAGGATGACAGTGGTGTGATGGGGGAGCCGAATAAAGCCCACCTCTCTGGCGTCTTCTCCTGGCCGAGCACCAAGGACAGCGCCTACCACTCTTTCCCCATGTTCTGGCCTACTGCAGACGGCCTGCCCATACCGTCCTTCCCCCACCCCCAACCACAACACCAGGCCCAGCCACAGCACCAGGCCCAGCCCAAACAGCCATCGGAGGTCCTGTGCGCCAGACCGAGTGAGCAGGACGCATCCGAGCAGAGTGACAGAAATAGCAACACTCCAAAGGACAGTGTGGGGGATAGTGAGCGGTGCTCCAGCACTCAGTCCACCCGGAATGAGGATGACAAGTCCGGGGATGAGGCGAGGTCAATGGACGGTAAAATGCCCGTTCTACCCCGGAAGATTAGCTATGTCTCCGCATTCAGACCCGTCATCAAAGACGCGGAGAGTATAGCCAAACTATACGGTAACCGGGGGAAGTACAACAGGGCTCGAGCTGGGTATCTGTCACCTGATTTCCTAAGCGAGAGCTCGAGCTACAGGTCCTTATCGCCAGGCAGCGTGGAGAGCGTTGGCGAGACAGATGTGGACGTGGAGACCAATAAGTCACAGGAGGATGAGGAGTCACTTCCGCACTCCATTGAGGACTGCAGGAGCCCCTCTGTCCCTGTTCTAAGCCTGTCGCGCGGTGCAGGTTCACCAAACGGTCTTGAATCCATACCTGAGTCAGAGCAGGCCGCTGTGGTCGAGTCACAGAGAATGAACCTACCTATACAGGTGGTGCTGTCTTCAAATAGAGATAGACAGGGCATACAGCTGCCGGTCTGCAATAAGACCACGTCTTTTGATGAA GTGTGTTCACCGGACAGGAGCAGTCCATATGCTTTTGGTTCAGCAACGAATTACCAGACAGACAATGTGAAATCGAAAG ATGACTGTGCCAGTAGAGAGGAGCCATCTTCGACAGTGAAGGAGGTTGAAACGAAGTCGTATAAGGGCCAAAGCCGGGAGGAGGGCCCGAGAGAAGCACTGAACGAGG ACGAATTGCAGAAACAACTCATGGAGCAAGTGGAGCTAAGGAAGAAATTGGAAAGAGAATTCCAACATTTAAAAG ATAATTTCAATCATCAGATGAAAAGGGAGCtgtcctacagggaggagatggtTCAGCAGCTTCATATTGTGAGAG